One Methylocapsa sp. D3K7 DNA window includes the following coding sequences:
- a CDS encoding EcsC family protein — protein MTSLVNAGLSDSGGVPFPAGASRLSREDQMALERAMRELEQTSLAIRLSAVLGQKAGIIGSMLPRNIAAIANRAAEAAVRSGLDVALKSLADQPVKDRQRLHKSIAVLAGAAGGAFGIASLPIELPFSTTIMLRSIADIGRSEGQDLSDPRTALACLEVFALGGRAGSHLAYPASEGEDQDSVSKDGAILETGYFAVRAILAKSVSEAASYLAGRSAIREVAPVLVRLVTQIGSHFGAAVSQKIVAQSVPLLGAAGGAAINYAFADHFQMVARGHFTVLRLERRYGARIVRMEYERIRKDA, from the coding sequence ATGACTTCCCTAGTGAACGCCGGGCTTTCTGATAGTGGGGGTGTTCCGTTTCCCGCCGGGGCCTCACGGCTTTCGCGTGAAGATCAGATGGCTCTCGAACGCGCCATGCGGGAGCTAGAACAAACGAGCTTGGCAATCCGGCTGAGTGCTGTTCTTGGACAGAAGGCCGGCATCATCGGATCGATGCTGCCGAGGAATATCGCCGCGATTGCCAATAGGGCTGCTGAGGCTGCCGTGCGCAGCGGGCTCGATGTCGCGCTGAAGAGCCTTGCTGACCAACCAGTTAAGGACCGGCAGCGCCTGCACAAAAGTATCGCGGTGCTTGCTGGCGCCGCGGGCGGCGCCTTTGGGATTGCGAGCCTGCCGATCGAGTTGCCATTTTCCACCACGATCATGCTGCGCTCGATCGCGGATATTGGACGTTCCGAGGGGCAGGATCTTTCCGATCCGCGCACCGCGCTTGCCTGCCTGGAAGTGTTTGCCCTTGGGGGAAGGGCGGGTTCACACCTCGCTTACCCCGCCTCGGAAGGAGAGGATCAAGACTCCGTCTCCAAGGATGGAGCCATTTTGGAGACGGGTTATTTCGCGGTCCGCGCTATATTGGCGAAGTCTGTCTCAGAAGCTGCAAGTTATCTCGCTGGCCGGAGTGCCATTCGCGAGGTTGCACCGGTGCTGGTCCGATTGGTCACGCAAATCGGCAGTCATTTCGGCGCTGCCGTCTCGCAAAAAATTGTCGCGCAAAGTGTTCCGCTGCTGGGTGCGGCGGGTGGGGCGGCAATCAACTACGCCTTTGCGGACCATTTCCAAATGGTCGCGCGTGGCCATTTTACCGTTCTCAGGCTGGAGCGCCGGTATGGTGCGCGGATTGTCCGCATGGAGTATGAAAGGATACGAAAAGACGCTTGA
- a CDS encoding rubrerythrin family protein — MAALNGSKTESNLKDAFSGESQANRRYLYFAQKADIEGYNDVAAVFRSTAEGETGHAHGHLEFLEAVGDPATGLPIGETTQNLSAAVAGETHEYSDMYPGMARTAREEGFEEIADWFETLAKAERSHAGRFQKALDELRK; from the coding sequence ATGGCAGCGCTGAACGGCTCGAAGACCGAATCCAATCTGAAAGACGCTTTTTCCGGAGAATCCCAGGCGAACCGGCGGTATCTTTATTTCGCACAAAAAGCCGACATCGAGGGTTACAATGATGTAGCCGCCGTTTTCCGTTCGACCGCCGAGGGTGAAACGGGCCATGCCCATGGTCACCTTGAGTTCCTCGAAGCGGTTGGCGACCCCGCGACCGGCCTGCCGATCGGTGAAACCACACAAAATCTGAGCGCCGCCGTCGCCGGCGAAACGCATGAATACTCCGACATGTATCCTGGCATGGCACGCACCGCCCGCGAGGAAGGATTTGAGGAAATTGCCGATTGGTTCGAGACGCTTGCCAAGGCCGAGCGCTCGCATGCCGGCCGCTTTCAGAAAGCACTCGACGAATTGCGGAAATAA
- a CDS encoding DUF3501 family protein — protein MNQKHYLAPGDILAPEEYRKIRDESRKKNAERKRQRRIEVGPHVTFYFENYGTMWSQVHEMVYIEKGGLEQIAQELEAYNPLIPKGQELVATFMIEIDDPDRRKRVLGELGGIEETAFLVVGGERVVGVPEADQDRTRSDGKASSVQFVHFPFTPAQIEAFQRPGAEVTIGFAHPSYGHMAVLPEAVRAELAGDFD, from the coding sequence ATGAACCAGAAACATTATCTCGCGCCGGGCGATATCCTGGCCCCCGAGGAATATCGTAAGATCCGCGACGAGAGCCGCAAGAAGAATGCCGAACGAAAACGTCAGCGGCGGATCGAGGTCGGCCCCCATGTCACCTTTTATTTCGAGAACTATGGGACCATGTGGAGCCAAGTCCACGAAATGGTCTATATCGAAAAAGGCGGTCTTGAGCAGATCGCGCAGGAGCTCGAAGCCTACAATCCCTTGATCCCGAAGGGTCAGGAACTTGTCGCGACGTTCATGATCGAGATCGACGATCCCGACCGGCGCAAGCGCGTTCTCGGCGAACTTGGCGGGATCGAGGAAACAGCTTTCTTGGTTGTCGGCGGCGAGCGCGTTGTTGGGGTCCCAGAGGCCGATCAGGACCGGACACGGTCAGATGGCAAGGCCTCATCGGTCCAGTTCGTCCATTTTCCGTTCACTCCCGCGCAAATCGAGGCGTTCCAGCGTCCGGGTGCCGAAGTGACGATCGGCTTTGCCCATCCTTCCTACGGCCATATGGCGGTGTTGCCGGAGGCCGTGCGGGCCGAACTTGCCGGCGACTTCGATTGA
- a CDS encoding heterodisulfide reductase-related iron-sulfur binding cluster: MSEGGLGAPTRHPLDWQNPDFYDEAKLDAETRRIFDICHGCRRCFNLCDSFPRLFDLIDAAPNGELDTVDSQGFKPVIDACTLCDMCFMTKCPYVPPHEFNLDFPHLMLRHRAVEASQGKTKIADRELAKTDRNGKAARFLAPLANWITGRSQKFTRGLVEKITGLDKNAALPKYRSKSFEKLSADAPPAINYDAPASGRKAVIYATCFANYNDPDIGLAARAVLAKNGVETEIVYPHCCGMPMLEQGNIAEVAKGAKIVAQAMRPWIDKGYGIIALVPSCALMLKFEWPLILPGDPGIEKLSKATFDLSEYVVDIARNEGLAPGMEPLAEGRIALHISCHSRAQNMGPKAREMLKLIPNADIQVIERCSGHGGSWGYKHENFGTAMKVGKPVARQAASSGKAVITSECPLAGLHIVQGIESQDGGKPRLAGHPIEIVAEAYGLGK, encoded by the coding sequence ATGAGCGAAGGTGGCCTTGGCGCTCCGACCCGGCATCCGCTGGATTGGCAAAATCCGGATTTTTACGACGAAGCAAAGCTCGACGCGGAGACGCGGCGAATCTTCGATATTTGTCATGGCTGCCGCCGCTGCTTCAATCTCTGCGACTCCTTTCCGCGCTTATTCGATCTGATCGACGCCGCCCCGAATGGCGAGTTGGATACGGTGGACAGCCAAGGCTTCAAACCGGTCATCGATGCCTGCACGCTCTGCGACATGTGCTTCATGACAAAGTGTCCCTATGTCCCGCCGCACGAGTTCAATCTCGATTTCCCGCATTTGATGCTGCGCCATCGCGCAGTCGAGGCCAGCCAGGGCAAGACAAAAATCGCGGACCGTGAACTCGCCAAGACCGACCGCAACGGCAAGGCCGCGCGTTTCTTGGCGCCGCTCGCCAATTGGATCACCGGCAGAAGTCAGAAATTCACACGGGGACTCGTTGAAAAGATAACGGGCCTCGACAAGAACGCCGCGCTGCCAAAATACCGGTCGAAGAGTTTCGAAAAACTGAGCGCGGACGCTCCGCCAGCGATCAATTACGATGCTCCCGCCTCTGGCCGCAAAGCAGTCATCTATGCGACGTGCTTTGCCAATTACAACGACCCGGACATTGGCCTTGCGGCGCGCGCCGTGCTGGCAAAAAACGGGGTCGAGACAGAGATTGTATATCCGCATTGCTGCGGCATGCCCATGCTGGAGCAAGGCAATATCGCGGAGGTCGCGAAAGGAGCCAAGATCGTGGCGCAAGCGATGCGTCCCTGGATCGACAAAGGCTATGGCATCATCGCTCTGGTTCCGTCCTGTGCCCTGATGTTGAAATTCGAATGGCCGCTGATCCTGCCCGGCGATCCCGGTATCGAGAAGCTGTCGAAAGCCACTTTCGATCTGAGCGAATATGTCGTGGACATTGCCCGCAACGAAGGTCTTGCCCCGGGAATGGAGCCGCTCGCCGAGGGTCGCATCGCCTTGCATATCTCTTGTCATTCGCGAGCCCAAAACATGGGACCGAAGGCGCGCGAAATGCTGAAACTCATCCCGAACGCCGATATCCAAGTGATCGAGCGTTGCTCCGGCCACGGCGGCTCTTGGGGCTACAAGCATGAAAATTTTGGCACCGCCATGAAGGTCGGCAAACCGGTTGCACGGCAAGCTGCATCGAGTGGCAAGGCTGTCATCACCTCCGAATGTCCCCTGGCTGGCCTGCATATCGTGCAAGGCATCGAGAGCCAGGACGGCGGCAAGCCGCGTCTTGCCGGGCATCCGATCGAAATCGTTGCCGAGGCCTACGGGCTCGGCAAGTAA
- a CDS encoding CDP-alcohol phosphatidyltransferase family protein: MSSVPYRSLPNLISLGRLVLVPAIVAMIATERWKEACIVFIVAGISDAIDGWIAKTFHLTSELGAYLDPLADKALIVSIYVALAVVSVLPPTITILVVARDVMIIGAFMIALVMRKPVKVKPLMISKLNTAAQISFAAMVLIAKAFGFQAGIWFDISLYCVAALTLASMAAYIGQWIRHMNL, from the coding sequence ATGAGCTCCGTGCCTTACCGAAGTCTGCCGAATTTGATCTCGCTGGGGCGGCTTGTGCTCGTGCCCGCGATTGTTGCGATGATCGCCACGGAGCGCTGGAAAGAAGCTTGCATCGTTTTCATCGTTGCCGGGATCTCCGATGCCATCGATGGCTGGATCGCCAAGACCTTTCATCTCACCTCGGAACTCGGCGCCTATCTTGATCCTCTGGCGGACAAGGCGCTCATCGTTTCGATTTATGTGGCGCTTGCCGTCGTCTCGGTCCTGCCCCCGACGATTACCATCCTGGTCGTCGCGCGTGATGTGATGATCATTGGCGCGTTCATGATTGCACTCGTCATGCGAAAACCGGTAAAGGTCAAGCCACTGATGATTTCCAAGCTGAACACGGCGGCGCAAATTAGCTTCGCGGCAATGGTGTTGATCGCCAAGGCTTTCGGTTTTCAAGCTGGAATCTGGTTCGATATTTCGCTTTATTGTGTCGCGGCTTTGACCCTCGCCTCGATGGCGGCCTATATCGGCCAGTGGATCAGACATATGAATCTTTGA
- a CDS encoding DUF4242 domain-containing protein codes for MDLYVIRRPSAWGNLNELEAAGAKSAKVGNEEMPDRVRWIRSYVVKESDGRIGTFCIYEAKDPESIREHARRVGMPGDQIFPVVKTVIIREDPAEASNAA; via the coding sequence ATGGACCTCTATGTCATTCGCCGTCCGAGCGCATGGGGAAATTTGAACGAACTCGAAGCCGCTGGCGCCAAATCGGCCAAGGTCGGTAATGAGGAGATGCCCGATCGCGTGCGTTGGATCCGCAGCTATGTTGTGAAGGAGTCCGACGGAAGGATCGGGACATTTTGCATCTACGAGGCAAAAGATCCCGAATCGATCCGTGAGCACGCCCGACGCGTCGGCATGCCCGGCGATCAGATTTTTCCGGTCGTCAAAACGGTGATCATTCGTGAAGATCCAGCCGAGGCAAGCAATGCCGCTTGA
- a CDS encoding transglutaminase-like cysteine peptidase, with the protein MFDVRAWAANSAMALSLMASPPVLLSSTFAAAAEDGGVMTASYAPIGGPTSVPYGWADFCRRYASECDSGTLPPLDVNLTTKTMKEIGRVGRWVNSHVKPVSDMEHWGVIDRWDYPSDGKGDCEDFALFKRKILIDEGFPRQALLMTVVKDEHNEGHAVLTVKTSAGEFVLDNMTDDVKPWNQTGYRFVKRQSQSDQNAWVQIGDPTAAPDYVSR; encoded by the coding sequence ATGTTTGATGTGAGAGCTTGGGCAGCGAACTCGGCAATGGCCTTGTCCTTGATGGCTTCGCCGCCCGTACTGCTCTCCTCGACCTTCGCCGCGGCCGCCGAGGACGGCGGAGTCATGACGGCCTCATATGCACCGATAGGCGGCCCGACGAGTGTGCCTTATGGCTGGGCCGATTTCTGCCGCCGCTACGCGAGCGAGTGCGACAGCGGTACGCTCCCGCCGCTCGATGTCAATCTGACGACGAAAACCATGAAGGAAATCGGCCGAGTCGGCCGCTGGGTGAATTCGCACGTCAAGCCTGTGTCCGATATGGAGCACTGGGGCGTCATCGACCGGTGGGACTATCCGTCCGATGGAAAAGGCGATTGCGAAGACTTCGCGCTGTTCAAGCGCAAGATCCTGATCGATGAAGGTTTTCCCCGTCAGGCCCTGTTGATGACAGTCGTCAAGGACGAACACAATGAAGGCCACGCTGTTTTGACCGTCAAAACCAGCGCCGGCGAGTTCGTCCTCGACAATATGACGGACGACGTGAAACCCTGGAACCAAACGGGTTACCGTTTTGTCAAACGCCAATCGCAGTCAGACCAGAACGCGTGGGTGCAAATCGGCGATCCGACAGCGGCGCCAGACTATGTGTCCCGCTAG
- a CDS encoding AI-2E family transporter, whose protein sequence is MRIEWQIGFWVAAFLLLVFLLWLFSSVLLPFTAGVALGYLLNPLADRLERLGFSRLGATLLILACLAFVLVLISVLIVPVLWTQLANFIEAFPSYAVKLEELISAETEGLSRKYGSVLMQKLGLDTQGGVDVASATNDLISQAAKWAAAFLNSLLTRGAALIGLISLLVVTPVVAFYMLLDWEKMIATIDSLVPLRHRETVRGLAREIDTAMAGFLRGQSLVCLFLGAWYGIGLSLIGLNFGLLIGITAGILSFIPYVGSLTALVLSSAVAIVQDWPQWKLLGMSLGVFLVGQFLEGNILSPKLVGDSVGLHPVWLIFALLAFGSLFGFTGLITAVPFAAAAGVILRFAVKRYRESNLYTSLSDSSPKILIESRNPDRDAGRLP, encoded by the coding sequence ATGCGGATCGAATGGCAGATCGGCTTTTGGGTTGCCGCATTTTTACTCCTTGTTTTTCTGCTCTGGCTTTTCAGCAGCGTTCTTTTGCCGTTCACCGCTGGGGTCGCGCTCGGCTATCTGTTGAATCCCCTTGCCGACCGACTCGAGAGACTAGGGTTCAGCCGGCTCGGCGCGACACTGCTTATTCTAGCCTGCCTCGCCTTTGTCCTCGTGCTGATTTCGGTTTTGATCGTCCCAGTTCTGTGGACACAACTCGCGAATTTCATCGAGGCGTTCCCGTCTTATGCGGTCAAGCTTGAGGAATTGATTTCGGCGGAAACAGAGGGGCTCTCCCGCAAATATGGCAGCGTTCTGATGCAAAAGCTTGGCCTTGACACCCAAGGAGGCGTCGACGTGGCCAGTGCCACCAATGATCTCATCTCCCAAGCCGCGAAGTGGGCAGCGGCGTTCCTAAACTCCCTATTAACGCGCGGTGCGGCGCTGATCGGCCTGATTTCCCTTCTAGTCGTCACCCCGGTCGTGGCTTTTTATATGCTGCTCGATTGGGAAAAGATGATCGCGACAATTGATAGTCTCGTGCCTTTGCGCCATCGCGAGACAGTACGCGGGCTCGCCCGCGAGATTGACACGGCAATGGCTGGGTTCCTGCGCGGGCAATCGCTCGTATGCCTGTTTCTCGGCGCCTGGTACGGCATTGGGCTTTCCCTGATCGGGTTGAATTTCGGCCTCTTGATTGGCATCACCGCCGGCATTTTGAGCTTTATTCCCTACGTCGGTTCCTTGACCGCTCTCGTCTTGTCTTCCGCCGTCGCGATCGTGCAGGATTGGCCGCAATGGAAGTTGCTGGGCATGTCGCTCGGCGTGTTCTTGGTCGGCCAATTTCTCGAGGGAAATATTCTCTCGCCGAAGCTCGTTGGCGACTCGGTTGGGTTGCATCCGGTCTGGTTGATTTTTGCGCTTCTGGCGTTCGGAAGCCTCTTTGGTTTCACTGGCCTCATCACTGCGGTTCCTTTTGCCGCCGCCGCCGGAGTGATCTTGCGCTTCGCGGTCAAGCGCTACCGCGAGAGCAATCTCTATACGAGCCTATCGGATTCCAGCCCCAAAATACTCATCGAATCGAGAAATCCCGATCGTGACGCAGGACGGTTGCCATGA
- the purM gene encoding phosphoribosylformylglycinamidine cyclo-ligase, producing MDKKGLTYAGAGVDIDAGNALVEKIKPIVRATRRPGADAEIGGFGGVFDLKAAGFRDPLLVAANDGVGTKVAIAIATGIHDTIGIDLVAMCVNDLVVQGAEPLFFLDYYATGKLDPETGVQIIKGIAKGCLEAGAALIGGETAEMPGLYAGADYDLAGFAVGAVERENLLPKGDIKAGDIIFGLASSGVHSNGFSLVRKIVDDSSMTWSDPAPFMANKTLGEALLTPTRIYVRPILQVLRQTDGVRALAHVTGGGGAENTLRVLPDDLGIEVELQSIPVLKVFQWLARQGDVLEKEMLRTFNCGIGMILIADSGRYKEVEQALRSAGEDPIALGTVVKMKNAVRVFHNGKLDL from the coding sequence ATGGATAAGAAAGGCCTCACCTATGCGGGTGCCGGCGTCGATATCGATGCGGGCAACGCGTTGGTCGAAAAAATCAAGCCGATTGTGCGCGCCACAAGACGCCCAGGCGCCGATGCCGAGATCGGCGGGTTTGGAGGCGTTTTCGATCTCAAGGCAGCAGGCTTTCGTGATCCGCTCCTCGTTGCCGCCAACGATGGCGTCGGCACCAAGGTCGCCATCGCGATTGCAACTGGGATTCATGACACGATCGGGATCGATCTTGTCGCTATGTGCGTCAATGACCTTGTTGTGCAAGGCGCGGAGCCGCTTTTTTTTCTCGATTATTACGCAACGGGGAAGCTTGATCCTGAAACGGGTGTGCAGATCATCAAGGGAATTGCCAAGGGCTGCCTCGAAGCTGGCGCCGCGCTGATCGGCGGCGAGACCGCCGAAATGCCAGGGCTTTATGCGGGTGCTGATTACGATCTCGCGGGCTTTGCGGTCGGTGCTGTCGAGCGCGAAAATCTGCTGCCAAAAGGCGACATCAAAGCTGGCGATATCATTTTTGGATTAGCTTCATCGGGTGTTCATTCCAACGGATTTTCGCTTGTGCGTAAAATCGTTGATGATTCTTCTATGACCTGGAGCGATCCTGCGCCTTTCATGGCGAATAAAACTCTCGGTGAAGCTCTTCTCACGCCGACGCGCATCTACGTCAGACCAATCTTGCAAGTGCTAAGACAGACAGATGGCGTTAGGGCTCTGGCTCACGTCACTGGGGGCGGGGGTGCAGAAAATACCCTTCGCGTTCTACCGGATGATCTAGGAATCGAAGTGGAACTACAGTCAATCCCGGTTCTGAAAGTATTTCAATGGCTTGCGAGACAAGGTGACGTCCTTGAAAAAGAAATGTTGCGGACCTTCAATTGCGGGATCGGAATGATTTTGATCGCTGATTCCGGGCGGTATAAGGAGGTAGAGCAAGCGCTTCGAAGCGCGGGGGAGGATCCGATTGCGCTCGGGACGGTGGTGAAAATGAAGAACGCCGTGAGGGTTTTTCATAACGGAAAACTTGACCTGTGA
- the minD gene encoding septum site-determining protein MinD has product MAKVLVVTSGKGGVGKTTSTAALGAALASSGKNVVLIDFDVGLRNLDLVMGAERRVVYDLINVVQGDAKLAQALIRDKRLPTLSLLPASQTRDKDALTDEGVSKVIGELKEKFDWVICDSPAGIERGATLAMRHADVAIVVTNPEVSSVRDSDRIIGLLDSKTERAEKGERVEKHLLLTRFDAVRAGRGEMLNVADVLEILSIPLLGIIPESSEVLRASNLGSPITLNNPASAAARAYFEAARRLNGEALDVIVPSDRKSLFGKIFGRRAA; this is encoded by the coding sequence ATGGCCAAGGTTCTGGTCGTTACATCTGGTAAAGGCGGCGTCGGCAAGACGACGTCCACCGCGGCTCTGGGCGCCGCGCTCGCGTCGAGCGGCAAAAATGTCGTGCTCATCGATTTCGATGTCGGGCTGCGCAACCTCGACCTTGTCATGGGCGCCGAGCGGCGCGTGGTTTACGATCTGATCAATGTTGTGCAGGGCGACGCCAAGCTCGCACAAGCCCTGATCCGCGACAAACGCCTGCCCACTCTTTCGCTGCTTCCCGCCTCGCAGACGCGCGATAAGGACGCTTTGACCGACGAAGGTGTTTCAAAAGTTATCGGCGAATTGAAGGAAAAATTCGATTGGGTGATCTGCGACAGTCCGGCCGGGATCGAACGGGGTGCCACCCTTGCCATGCGCCATGCCGATGTCGCGATCGTCGTCACCAACCCTGAAGTCTCCTCTGTTCGCGATTCCGATCGCATCATCGGTCTTCTCGATTCCAAGACGGAAAGGGCAGAGAAAGGCGAACGTGTTGAAAAGCATCTCCTGCTCACCCGTTTCGATGCGGTGCGGGCTGGCCGTGGCGAAATGTTGAACGTCGCGGACGTTCTCGAAATCCTTTCCATCCCGCTTCTCGGCATTATCCCGGAGAGCAGTGAAGTGCTGCGCGCCTCCAACCTCGGATCGCCGATCACCCTCAACAATCCCGCAAGCGCGGCGGCGCGGGCCTATTTCGAAGCGGCGCGGCGGCTGAATGGCGAGGCCCTTGACGTGATCGTTCCGAGCGACAGGAAGAGCCTGTTTGGCAAAATCTTCGGACGGAGGGCGGCATGA
- a CDS encoding class I SAM-dependent methyltransferase — protein sequence MNVQATAPATIDLATVKSRQQTAWGSGDYAIIGVTLQIVGETLCEAVDLRSNQHVLDVAAGNGNATLAAARRFADVVSTDYVGALLDRGRERAKADRLAATFQEADAEALPFADSSFDVVLSTFGVMFAPNQQQAANELIRVCRRGGKIGLANWTPESFIGKLFKTIGKYIPPAPGVTSPALWGDKAHLNILFGSQGTVAAQSKAFVFRYKSPNHWLEIFRDYYGPIVKAFAAIDPEARKALEADIHALLDAFNVARDGTLVLPSEYLEVIITKRS from the coding sequence ATGAATGTTCAAGCAACCGCCCCCGCCACCATTGATCTCGCCACGGTCAAGAGCCGCCAGCAGACTGCGTGGGGCTCCGGCGACTATGCCATCATTGGCGTCACGTTGCAGATTGTCGGCGAAACCCTCTGCGAGGCCGTCGATCTTCGCAGCAACCAGCATGTTCTCGATGTTGCTGCCGGCAACGGCAATGCAACGCTCGCCGCCGCCCGCCGGTTCGCCGATGTCGTGTCGACGGACTATGTCGGCGCGCTTCTCGATCGCGGGCGCGAACGTGCGAAAGCTGACCGGCTCGCTGCGACGTTTCAGGAGGCCGATGCGGAAGCTCTTCCCTTTGCCGATTCCAGCTTCGATGTGGTCCTTTCGACCTTCGGCGTCATGTTCGCGCCAAATCAGCAGCAGGCCGCCAACGAACTTATCCGCGTCTGCCGAAGGGGCGGCAAGATTGGCCTCGCCAATTGGACGCCGGAGAGTTTTATCGGCAAACTCTTTAAGACCATCGGCAAATATATTCCGCCAGCACCCGGCGTGACGTCGCCGGCGCTATGGGGTGACAAGGCTCATCTCAATATCTTGTTCGGGTCGCAGGGGACAGTCGCGGCGCAGAGCAAGGCCTTTGTCTTCCGCTACAAATCCCCCAATCATTGGCTCGAGATTTTCCGCGATTACTACGGCCCAATCGTCAAGGCGTTCGCGGCGATCGATCCGGAGGCACGCAAGGCGCTTGAGGCCGATATCCACGCTCTCCTCGACGCGTTTAACGTCGCCCGGGATGGCACGCTGGTCTTGCCGAGCGAATATCTCGAAGTGATCATCACCAAAAGAAGTTGA
- the ndk gene encoding nucleoside-diphosphate kinase, giving the protein MATERTFSILKPDATQRNLTGAINALIEKAGLRIVAQKRVRMTREQAETFYAVHKARPFFGELVETMTAGPVVVQVLEAEDAIKKYRDVLGATDPAKAAPGTIRKEFAVSLGENSAHGSDGPETAAIEIAQWFSGNEIVG; this is encoded by the coding sequence ATGGCGACCGAACGCACTTTTTCTATTCTGAAGCCCGACGCGACGCAGCGCAATCTGACCGGAGCGATCAATGCGCTCATTGAAAAGGCAGGGCTGCGAATTGTCGCGCAAAAGCGCGTTCGGATGACCCGCGAGCAGGCTGAGACGTTTTACGCGGTGCACAAGGCGCGGCCGTTCTTCGGCGAACTCGTCGAAACCATGACAGCTGGGCCAGTGGTCGTGCAAGTGCTCGAAGCCGAGGACGCGATCAAGAAATACCGCGACGTGCTCGGCGCGACGGACCCCGCGAAGGCGGCACCCGGCACGATCCGTAAGGAATTCGCCGTCTCGCTCGGCGAGAATTCGGCACATGGGTCCGACGGTCCAGAGACGGCCGCGATCGAAATCGCACAATGGTTCTCCGGCAATGAAATCGTCGGCTAA
- the minC gene encoding septum site-determining protein MinC: protein MVLAPEPPLANWLSDLDAWLARSPGFFFGRPVVLDLAVLQPGKQGVAELLQNLAERNIKVMGIEGAEPSWLDFAMPPLLLSGRQANSSPGDHPPAVVETPAPAPLSSTASESAPEPVSEEAGASTADLAAGAVPQARHPNSLLLDNPVRSGQCIVHPEGDVIVVGSVASGAEVIAGGSIHIYGTLRGRAIAGSRDSRARIFCRKLEAELLSIDGLYMVAEDMPAHLRGQPIQVWLDGDSMVMAQD from the coding sequence ATGGTGCTGGCACCCGAGCCGCCCTTGGCAAATTGGCTCAGCGATCTTGATGCGTGGCTTGCCCGTTCGCCGGGGTTTTTCTTCGGGCGGCCCGTCGTGCTTGATCTCGCGGTTCTGCAGCCCGGCAAGCAAGGCGTCGCGGAACTTCTGCAAAATCTCGCCGAACGCAATATCAAAGTGATGGGCATCGAGGGGGCCGAGCCTTCCTGGCTCGACTTTGCGATGCCACCGCTGCTCTTGAGCGGGCGGCAGGCCAACAGCAGCCCCGGCGATCATCCTCCCGCCGTCGTGGAGACGCCTGCTCCCGCTCCTTTGTCCAGCACGGCTTCCGAATCCGCACCAGAGCCAGTTTCAGAGGAAGCTGGCGCAAGTACCGCGGATTTGGCTGCCGGTGCCGTTCCCCAGGCGCGGCACCCAAATTCCCTGCTGCTCGACAACCCGGTCCGCTCCGGCCAGTGCATTGTGCATCCAGAGGGTGATGTGATTGTCGTCGGATCGGTGGCTTCGGGCGCCGAGGTGATCGCCGGGGGCTCGATCCATATTTATGGAACGCTGCGGGGGAGAGCCATCGCCGGCTCCCGCGATTCCCGCGCCCGGATTTTCTGCCGCAAACTTGAAGCCGAGCTGCTGTCGATCGACGGCCTTTACATGGTCGCCGAGGACATGCCCGCGCACCTGCGCGGCCAGCCGATCCAGGTCTGGCTCGATGGTGATTCAATGGTGATGGCTCAGGACTGA
- the purN gene encoding phosphoribosylglycinamide formyltransferase: MRALIERAQDPAYPAEIVLVLSNRPDAAGLAFAKDHKVACAAVDHKIYAGREEFERSMQVLLDLHRIELICLAGFMRLLTPWFIAQWQGRLINIHPALLPSYRGLKTHERALADGVKIHGCTVHFVVPALDEGPIIAQAAVAVLESDTPASLAARVLAEEHVIYPAALARVAEGHLRIEDNRVYAGDPALPPASLRVPFSG, encoded by the coding sequence ATGCGGGCGCTGATCGAACGCGCCCAAGACCCCGCATATCCAGCCGAAATCGTTCTTGTTTTGTCGAACCGGCCGGATGCGGCGGGATTGGCATTCGCCAAGGATCACAAGGTCGCCTGCGCCGCCGTCGATCACAAGATTTACGCGGGGCGCGAAGAGTTCGAGCGTTCGATGCAGGTCCTGCTCGACCTGCATCGCATCGAGCTCATCTGTCTGGCTGGTTTCATGCGGCTGCTAACGCCGTGGTTTATCGCGCAATGGCAGGGCAGGCTTATCAACATTCACCCGGCGCTGCTGCCATCCTATCGGGGCTTGAAGACGCATGAACGCGCCCTCGCGGACGGCGTCAAAATCCACGGCTGCACAGTGCATTTTGTTGTGCCGGCCCTGGACGAAGGTCCGATTATCGCACAAGCGGCGGTCGCGGTTCTTGAGTCCGATACACCCGCGTCGCTCGCCGCCCGTGTGCTCGCCGAAGAGCATGTCATCTATCCGGCCGCGCTCGCCCGCGTCGCAGAAGGTCATCTGCGGATCGAGGACAATCGCGTCTATGCTGGCGACCCCGCGTTGCCGCCAGCATCCTTGAGGGTTCCCTTCAGCGGCTAG